From Mycoplasmopsis gallinacea, the proteins below share one genomic window:
- a CDS encoding bifunctional 4-hydroxy-2-oxoglutarate aldolase/2-dehydro-3-deoxy-phosphogluconate aldolase has protein sequence MIITLDNLITKLSQDKLVAVIRENSYQKAYDNIVAAISGGVKQIEITLTCPEYVRIYREIKAIYPEVSLGFGTVITTENLESVKNEKPDFIVSPIFNEEVLAWCNANEVLYIPGVFTPNEALNAYFKGAKVLKVFPSNTLGPNYISALTKVCPYLKFMPSGGVSLENCLDWLKAGSIAVSVGGNLISGSTPEEKVQSAKAYVTKITG, from the coding sequence TTGATTATCACGTTAGATAATCTTATTACTAAATTATCACAAGATAAATTAGTAGCAGTAATTCGTGAAAATAGCTATCAAAAAGCTTACGACAATATAGTTGCTGCCATTAGTGGTGGTGTTAAACAAATCGAAATTACACTCACTTGTCCAGAATATGTTCGTATTTATCGTGAAATCAAGGCTATTTATCCAGAAGTTTCACTTGGTTTTGGAACTGTAATTACAACGGAAAACCTTGAAAGCGTTAAAAACGAAAAACCAGATTTTATTGTTTCTCCAATTTTTAATGAAGAAGTTCTTGCTTGATGTAACGCAAACGAAGTTTTATATATTCCAGGAGTATTTACCCCTAATGAAGCTTTAAATGCTTATTTTAAGGGTGCAAAAGTTTTAAAGGTATTCCCTTCAAACACTCTTGGTCCAAATTACATTTCAGCTTTAACTAAAGTGTGCCCATATCTTAAATTTATGCCATCAGGTGGAGTTAGTTTAGAAAACTGTTTAGATTGACTTAAAGCAGGCAGCATAGCTGTCTCTGTTGGTGGAAATTTAATTTCAGGAAGCACTCCAGAAGAAAAAGTTCAAAGTGCCAAAGCATATGTTACCAAAATTACAGGGTAA
- the kduD gene encoding 2-dehydro-3-deoxy-D-gluconate 5-dehydrogenase KduD gives MFNLDYFSIKDKVIIVTGGNTGLGLAYAKALGNAGAKLVVSHFDANVTEIQEFCNSNNVELLLVQGNLTLKEDVDALVEKTLEKFGRIDVLINNAGTIIREPLLEYSETSWHRVIDINLNAVWFLSQKVANVMKKQGGGKIINVASMLAFQGGKFVPAYTASKHAVAGLTKAFANELASENIQVNAIAPGYIETANTAPIRADEKRNAEILSRIPAGHWGKTEELMGTIVFLASKASDYINGAIIPVDGGWLSR, from the coding sequence ATGTTTAATTTAGATTATTTTTCTATTAAAGACAAAGTTATCATCGTAACTGGTGGTAACACAGGTCTTGGACTTGCTTATGCTAAAGCTTTAGGTAATGCAGGTGCTAAACTTGTAGTTAGCCACTTTGATGCTAACGTAACAGAAATTCAAGAATTCTGTAATTCAAATAATGTTGAACTTTTACTTGTTCAAGGAAACTTAACTCTTAAAGAAGATGTTGACGCACTTGTTGAAAAAACATTAGAAAAATTCGGAAGAATTGATGTTTTAATTAACAACGCAGGAACAATTATTCGTGAACCACTTCTTGAATATTCAGAAACATCATGACACAGAGTTATTGACATTAACTTAAACGCTGTTTGATTCTTAAGTCAAAAAGTTGCTAATGTTATGAAAAAACAAGGTGGAGGAAAAATTATTAACGTTGCCTCTATGCTTGCTTTCCAAGGTGGAAAATTCGTACCAGCATATACAGCAAGTAAACACGCTGTAGCTGGACTTACAAAAGCTTTTGCTAACGAGCTTGCAAGCGAAAACATTCAAGTTAACGCAATTGCTCCAGGATACATTGAAACAGCAAACACAGCACCTATTAGAGCTGATGAAAAAAGAAATGCTGAAATTTTATCAAGAATCCCAGCAGGGCACTGAGGAAAAACTGAAGAACTTATGGGAACAATCGTATTTTTAGCATCTAAAGCTAGTGACTATATTAATGGAGCAATTATTCCAGTTGATGGAGGTTGATTATCACGTTAG
- a CDS encoding preprotein translocase subunit YajC, translated as MIHAFFEQATQAASAATNTGGNYSPLLIAFFVLGGIFAFLFLAFVICQLFVFPILRKKKMEKDEETKLALLKKIKPGDEVLLASGIFGEVTEKQGQIYFIKIADKTVVKVNRNYIIGYFNEKIAQEVHANKKGK; from the coding sequence ATGATACACGCATTTTTTGAACAAGCAACTCAAGCTGCTAGCGCAGCAACTAATACAGGAGGAAATTATTCGCCTTTATTAATCGCCTTTTTTGTGCTTGGTGGAATTTTTGCCTTCTTATTTCTTGCATTTGTAATTTGTCAATTATTCGTATTTCCAATTCTTAGAAAGAAAAAAATGGAAAAGGATGAAGAAACCAAATTAGCTTTACTTAAAAAAATCAAACCTGGAGATGAAGTTTTACTTGCATCAGGTATTTTTGGGGAAGTTACAGAAAAACAAGGACAAATTTATTTCATTAAAATCGCAGATAAAACAGTTGTGAAAGTAAACCGTAATTACATCATCGGTTACTTTAATGAAAAAATTGCACAAGAAGTTCATGCTAATAAGAAAGGTAAATAA
- a CDS encoding PTS system mannose/fructose/sorbose family transporter subunit IID translates to MESNNKEFVQIQADNTLDSSKKLSIWLFIWISLRSYLLQNGFNYANFQGIGYANVIYPALKRIYGKGENLKKAVIANLEFFNSNSQTITLITSVHLSLLASGQSLDDARTIKMSLMGPLAGIGDSLTQFAIFPLISIIAIGFAQTGEILGPIVFLLGMNAILITVRLSLGILGYKLGEKVISKLATQMQTIIRISSMIGVAIIVALAVRLTKVNPALEFAQRLDAGSQGFEIKTVSVREIFNNIMPYLASGAWVIFIYMAVTKYKWTPYKVIIVTILVGLTCGVFGILGA, encoded by the coding sequence ATGGAATCTAATAACAAAGAATTTGTTCAAATTCAAGCTGATAACACACTTGATTCAAGCAAAAAATTATCTATTTGATTATTTATTTGAATTTCACTTCGTTCATATTTACTTCAAAACGGATTTAACTATGCAAACTTCCAAGGTATTGGATATGCAAACGTTATTTACCCAGCTCTTAAAAGAATTTATGGAAAAGGTGAAAACCTTAAAAAAGCAGTTATTGCTAACTTAGAGTTCTTTAACTCAAACTCACAAACAATTACTCTTATTACATCAGTTCACTTATCACTTCTTGCATCAGGACAATCACTTGATGATGCTAGAACCATTAAAATGTCTCTTATGGGACCTCTTGCTGGTATTGGTGATTCACTTACACAATTTGCTATTTTCCCACTTATTTCTATTATTGCAATTGGATTTGCTCAAACTGGAGAAATTCTTGGACCTATCGTTTTCCTTTTAGGAATGAACGCAATTTTAATTACAGTTAGACTTTCACTTGGTATTTTAGGATACAAACTTGGGGAAAAAGTTATTTCAAAACTTGCTACACAAATGCAAACAATCATCCGTATTTCTTCAATGATTGGGGTTGCTATTATTGTTGCCCTTGCAGTAAGACTTACAAAAGTTAACCCAGCTCTTGAATTTGCTCAAAGACTTGATGCTGGATCACAAGGATTTGAAATTAAAACAGTTTCAGTTAGAGAAATTTTCAACAACATTATGCCTTACCTTGCTTCAGGAGCATGAGTTATCTTCATTTACATGGCAGTAACAAAATACAAATGAACACCATATAAAGTTATTATCGTTACAATTTTAGTTGGATTGACATGTGGTGTATTCGGAATTTTAGGAGCATAA
- a CDS encoding PTS sugar transporter subunit IIC produces the protein MQYLIEITPAQALFIGLWAAIAVTGTLLGNYTATPIIYATGIGVILSGTPGALANAIVVGAAGQTVWLGFGISQGGVRPPDPIAPGIFAPVVALSAQPIIDGRMQLMTITDAGVFIGYSVPVGILMQLLITLLFTAMSPMSQLATKAVEKGKFRLFSLYSNLTLIVLMVVTFAFGTVVGFSANFLSGVANNLPDWLRTGFRVAGGMLPALGFALILKVMLKKEYLGFALLGYFLTLVFEAIAVATKTQFSILGLAIAVSAFVLIIMSLTKILDLDKLKAQAAAPVQVHSNKQNAEGEYEDGI, from the coding sequence ATGCAATATTTAATCGAAATAACTCCAGCTCAGGCTTTATTTATTGGTTTATGAGCAGCAATTGCTGTTACTGGTACTCTTTTAGGTAACTATACAGCAACACCTATTATTTATGCAACTGGTATTGGTGTTATTTTAAGTGGTACACCTGGTGCATTAGCAAACGCTATTGTTGTTGGTGCTGCAGGTCAAACAGTTTGACTTGGGTTCGGAATTTCGCAAGGAGGGGTTAGACCACCAGATCCAATTGCTCCCGGAATTTTCGCACCAGTTGTTGCTCTTTCGGCTCAACCAATTATTGACGGAAGAATGCAACTTATGACTATTACAGACGCAGGGGTTTTCATTGGATATAGTGTTCCAGTTGGAATCTTAATGCAACTTTTAATTACACTTCTTTTCACAGCTATGTCACCAATGAGTCAATTAGCTACAAAAGCTGTTGAAAAAGGAAAATTTAGATTATTTAGCTTATACTCAAACTTAACACTTATCGTGTTAATGGTTGTAACGTTCGCCTTTGGTACAGTTGTTGGATTTAGTGCCAACTTCTTATCTGGTGTCGCAAACAACTTACCAGATTGATTAAGAACAGGATTTAGAGTAGCCGGAGGAATGCTTCCAGCCCTTGGATTTGCTCTTATTCTTAAAGTTATGCTTAAAAAAGAATACCTTGGATTTGCTTTACTTGGGTACTTCTTAACACTTGTTTTTGAAGCTATTGCAGTTGCTACAAAAACACAATTCTCAATCTTAGGACTTGCTATTGCAGTTTCAGCCTTTGTTCTTATTATCATGTCACTTACAAAGATTTTAGACTTAGACAAATTAAAAGCTCAAGCAGCAGCTCCTGTGCAAGTACATTCAAATAAACAAAACGCGGAAGGAGAGTATGAAGATGGAATCTAA
- a CDS encoding PTS sugar transporter subunit IIB produces MAEIIHARVDERLMHGQASLWMKVNGANSVIIANDEASTNQLQQDLMKTTVPQGVRISFYALDKLVEIWPKASEWQKFYLVAKDIESMYKLVKAGLPIKEINIGNTHTREDRKKITSSVNLSADERRMIKEMVEMGVLFNTQSLPGVTKGLVETAKLIED; encoded by the coding sequence ATGGCAGAAATTATTCACGCAAGAGTTGATGAAAGACTTATGCATGGACAAGCATCATTATGAATGAAAGTTAATGGTGCAAACTCAGTTATCATTGCTAATGATGAAGCATCAACAAACCAATTACAACAAGATTTAATGAAAACTACAGTTCCTCAAGGGGTTAGAATTAGTTTCTACGCTCTTGATAAATTAGTAGAAATTTGACCAAAAGCATCTGAATGACAAAAATTCTATTTAGTTGCTAAAGATATCGAAAGTATGTACAAACTTGTTAAAGCAGGTTTACCAATTAAAGAAATTAACATTGGAAATACACATACACGTGAAGATCGTAAAAAAATTACTTCATCTGTTAACTTAAGTGCTGATGAAAGAAGAATGATTAAAGAAATGGTAGAAATGGGTGTTTTATTTAACACACAAAGTCTTCCAGGAGTTACAAAAGGTTTAGTTGAAACCGCAAAATTAATTGAAGATTAA
- a CDS encoding glycoside hydrolase family 88 protein → MSEQKIVNNLVNNNEKILNPEYLAKDASKVDKAFLENAIEKALKQIDLNMEYFGDSFQSPNTFDNIYKKMDNIEWTDGFWTGMVALAYEYSHNPKYLELVKKHIDSYYDRIVNKIEVDHHDMGFLYSLSCVAYYKLTGDLKAKEAAILAARHLASRYIEEAKFIKAWGAMGVKENYRLIIDCLLNIPLLHWAAQNGEEEDKKLYEMAINHFNTSLHTVIREDGTTFHTFYYDPDTNKPLYGKTRQGYSDDSCWARGQAWGVYGIPLTVKYAKNDPRLDKDTFKIHQKVVNQFLNNQGKDNVAYWDLIFNNDDTHSRDSSASAIAACGLLEMAKHIDDQATKKLYVDIAKSIVYSLATNYANLETKPGSPVLFHGVYSWHSGKGVDEGNIWGDYYYLEALMRLYKEWDPYW, encoded by the coding sequence ATGTCTGAACAAAAGATTGTAAACAACCTTGTAAATAACAACGAGAAAATCTTAAATCCAGAATACTTAGCTAAAGATGCATCAAAAGTTGATAAAGCTTTCTTAGAAAATGCAATCGAAAAAGCTTTAAAACAAATTGATCTTAACATGGAATATTTTGGAGATAGCTTCCAAAGCCCAAATACATTCGATAATATCTACAAAAAAATGGATAACATTGAATGAACAGATGGCTTTTGAACAGGAATGGTTGCTCTTGCTTACGAGTATTCACACAATCCAAAATATTTAGAATTAGTAAAAAAACACATTGATTCATACTACGATAGAATTGTTAACAAAATCGAAGTAGATCACCATGATATGGGATTCCTTTACTCACTTTCATGTGTAGCTTACTACAAATTAACAGGAGATTTAAAAGCTAAAGAAGCTGCTATTCTTGCTGCAAGACACCTTGCTTCTCGTTATATTGAAGAAGCTAAGTTCATTAAAGCTTGAGGTGCAATGGGAGTTAAAGAAAACTACCGTTTAATTATTGACTGTCTTTTAAATATTCCTCTTTTACATTGAGCTGCTCAAAATGGTGAAGAAGAAGATAAAAAACTTTATGAAATGGCTATTAACCACTTTAATACATCGCTTCATACAGTAATTAGAGAAGATGGAACCACTTTCCACACTTTCTACTATGATCCAGATACAAATAAACCACTTTATGGCAAAACACGTCAAGGATACTCAGATGATTCTTGTTGAGCAAGAGGTCAAGCATGAGGTGTATATGGAATTCCACTTACAGTTAAATATGCTAAAAATGATCCAAGACTTGATAAAGATACATTCAAAATTCACCAAAAAGTTGTTAATCAATTCTTAAACAACCAAGGTAAAGATAACGTTGCTTATTGAGATTTAATCTTCAATAATGACGATACTCACTCAAGAGATTCATCAGCAAGTGCAATTGCTGCTTGCGGTCTTTTAGAGATGGCAAAACACATTGATGATCAAGCTACTAAAAAACTTTATGTAGATATTGCAAAATCAATCGTTTATTCATTAGCTACAAATTATGCTAATTTAGAAACAAAACCAGGTAGCCCAGTTCTTTTCCACGGAGTTTATTCATGACATTCAGGCAAAGGTGTTGATGAAGGAAACATTTGAGGAGATTACTACTACTTAGAAGCGTTAATGCGTTTATACAAAGAATGAGATCCATACTGATAG
- the kduI gene encoding 5-dehydro-4-deoxy-D-glucuronate isomerase: MKTFYARSQEEVKGFDTSKLRENFLIEDLFVSDELKVNYLHYDRVVVFGAKPVNKTLDVKIDSQIGAAFFLQRRECGIINIGGEGIIEYDGNSETLKNKDGLYLPVGTEKISVKSVDPSNPALFYGFSTQGLIKYPVTKVDIANARAINLGSDAESNKRVIYQFFHPNVCQTNSLLMGMTLLEPNNMWNTMPCHTHERRTECYLYFDLEEDQRVFHMMGQPQETRHLVVKNNDFVISAPWSIHSGVGTRNYSFIWAMGGENLDYTDMQGVGTKDLK, encoded by the coding sequence ATGAAAACTTTTTACGCAAGATCTCAAGAAGAAGTTAAAGGATTTGATACTTCAAAATTAAGAGAAAATTTTTTAATTGAGGATTTATTTGTAAGTGATGAACTGAAAGTTAACTACTTACATTATGATCGTGTAGTTGTTTTTGGTGCTAAACCAGTAAACAAAACACTTGATGTAAAAATTGATAGCCAAATCGGTGCTGCATTCTTTTTACAAAGAAGAGAATGTGGAATTATCAATATTGGTGGAGAAGGGATTATTGAATATGATGGTAATTCTGAAACACTTAAAAACAAAGATGGATTATACCTTCCAGTAGGAACTGAAAAAATTTCAGTTAAATCAGTTGATCCTTCAAACCCAGCTCTTTTCTATGGTTTTTCAACACAAGGGCTTATTAAATACCCAGTTACAAAAGTTGATATTGCAAATGCTAGAGCAATTAATTTAGGTAGCGATGCAGAAAGCAACAAACGGGTAATTTACCAATTCTTCCACCCAAATGTATGTCAAACAAATTCACTTTTAATGGGAATGACACTTCTTGAACCAAATAATATGTGAAACACAATGCCTTGCCATACACACGAAAGAAGAACAGAATGTTATCTTTACTTTGATTTAGAAGAAGATCAAAGAGTATTCCACATGATGGGACAACCACAAGAAACTCGTCATTTAGTTGTTAAAAATAATGATTTCGTAATTTCAGCTCCATGGTCAATTCACTCAGGTGTTGGAACAAGAAACTACAGCTTTATTTGAGCTATGGGTGGTGAAAACCTTGACTATACAGACATGCAAGGTGTTGGAACAAAGGATTTAAAATAA
- a CDS encoding MurR/RpiR family transcriptional regulator encodes MVFGIGSSFETGKYFARQLSKSGIEAIAFNSLHDFVDFYPTAVRNGYHFLIISQKFTNLDCVKVAKILDENKIKFSLISKNQNYNFKSNDRINPVIYNTFKNRVVDFEITDKIAQFMILDIVLFYLLNKNDPRYENINISKNLWKIIS; translated from the coding sequence GTGGTTTTCGGAATTGGTTCTTCTTTTGAAACTGGTAAATATTTTGCGCGTCAATTATCAAAAAGCGGAATTGAAGCTATTGCTTTTAACTCCCTTCATGATTTTGTTGATTTTTACCCAACTGCAGTGCGTAATGGTTATCACTTTTTAATTATTTCACAAAAATTCACTAATTTAGATTGTGTTAAGGTGGCTAAAATCCTTGATGAAAACAAAATTAAGTTTTCTTTAATTAGCAAAAACCAAAACTACAATTTCAAAAGCAATGATCGAATTAATCCGGTTATTTACAACACTTTTAAAAATAGAGTAGTGGATTTTGAAATCACTGACAAAATCGCACAATTTATGATTCTTGACATTGTGCTCTTCTATCTTTTAAACAAAAACGACCCTCGATATGAAAACATTAACATTTCTAAAAATTTATGAAAAATTATTTCTTAA
- a CDS encoding MurR/RpiR family transcriptional regulator — MLQVKVFDFLKDDERKSLGDIDNYILNYIESNPDEFVRLTQNEICERIFITQTSLSRFTKKVGFNSFKMLQIHVAKHLEKYLIIPELKLNTVVELEDVKRNIFEQYINLVKIVFSTIDDNHLNSLINLINSRKKTCGFRNWFFFWNW, encoded by the coding sequence ATGTTACAAGTTAAAGTTTTTGATTTTTTAAAAGACGATGAGAGAAAAAGTTTAGGAGATATTGACAACTATATTCTTAACTACATCGAATCTAACCCGGACGAATTTGTAAGACTTACTCAAAATGAAATTTGTGAAAGAATTTTTATCACCCAAACTTCTCTTAGTAGATTTACTAAAAAGGTAGGCTTTAATAGTTTCAAAATGCTTCAAATTCATGTTGCTAAGCATTTAGAAAAATATTTAATTATACCCGAACTTAAGCTTAATACTGTTGTAGAACTTGAAGATGTTAAACGCAATATTTTCGAGCAGTACATAAACTTAGTTAAAATAGTTTTTTCTACAATTGATGATAATCACCTTAATTCTTTAATTAATTTAATTAATTCGCGCAAAAAAACTTGTGGTTTTCGGAATTGGTTCTTCTTTTGAAACTGGTAA
- a CDS encoding glucose-6-phosphate isomerase, which translates to MALKYLELNTKPALKNGLSDVAYLQDKVTKIHNDVLSKNVAEKDWLGWYDLPNSYDKAELEAMKAKANQWEEQGVEVVVVIGIGGSYLGAKTGYDYIYGPYSLKKPRMELVFAGNSISSEELVAKLNYVKDKKFAINVISKSGTTLEPSIAFREFRNLLEKNEKGDANDLIAATTDKSKGVLFELATKKGYTKFVVPDDVGGRFSVLTAVGLFPFICAGINVDKVLEGARITNEELSSPLLNNNPAYEYAAVRNHLYDKEGFKIEMLVSYESKLQYFAEWWKQLFAESEGKDGKGIWPTSAIFSTDLHSLGQMVQDGSKILFETVLTLKNPTVNIEFQADEFDYDKLGYLDGNNLHTVNNVAFEATMKAHTEVGKVPNIHILFDSFNEETLGALFIFFERALTMSAYLLGVNPFNQPGVEVYKKNMFSLLGKK; encoded by the coding sequence ATGGCATTAAAATATTTAGAACTTAATACTAAACCCGCATTAAAAAATGGATTAAGTGATGTTGCTTATCTTCAAGATAAAGTTACAAAAATTCATAATGATGTATTAAGTAAAAATGTTGCTGAAAAAGATTGACTTGGTTGATATGATTTACCAAATTCATACGATAAAGCTGAACTTGAAGCAATGAAAGCAAAAGCTAACCAGTGAGAAGAACAAGGTGTAGAAGTTGTTGTGGTAATTGGAATTGGTGGTTCATATTTAGGAGCTAAAACTGGATATGACTATATTTACGGACCATACTCACTAAAAAAACCAAGAATGGAACTTGTTTTTGCTGGAAATAGCATCTCTTCAGAAGAACTTGTTGCTAAATTAAACTATGTAAAAGACAAAAAATTTGCTATTAACGTAATTTCTAAATCAGGTACAACTTTAGAACCTTCAATTGCTTTTAGAGAGTTTAGAAACTTACTTGAAAAAAATGAAAAAGGTGATGCAAATGATTTAATTGCAGCTACAACCGATAAATCAAAAGGTGTGCTTTTTGAACTTGCAACTAAAAAAGGTTACACAAAATTCGTAGTTCCTGATGATGTTGGTGGGCGTTTTTCAGTACTTACAGCTGTTGGACTTTTCCCATTTATTTGTGCTGGAATTAATGTTGATAAAGTTTTAGAAGGAGCTAGAATTACAAATGAAGAATTATCTAGTCCGCTTTTAAATAACAACCCAGCTTATGAATATGCAGCTGTAAGAAACCATCTTTATGATAAAGAAGGTTTCAAAATTGAAATGCTTGTTAGCTACGAATCAAAATTACAATACTTTGCTGAATGATGAAAACAACTTTTTGCTGAATCTGAAGGTAAAGATGGAAAAGGAATTTGACCAACAAGCGCAATTTTCTCAACTGATTTACATTCACTTGGACAAATGGTGCAAGATGGTTCAAAAATTCTTTTTGAAACTGTTTTAACACTTAAAAACCCAACTGTAAATATTGAATTTCAAGCTGATGAATTTGACTATGACAAACTTGGTTATTTAGACGGAAATAACTTACATACAGTTAATAACGTTGCTTTTGAAGCTACAATGAAAGCTCATACAGAAGTTGGAAAAGTTCCAAACATTCACATTCTTTTTGATAGCTTTAATGAAGAAACACTCGGAGCATTATTTATTTTCTTTGAAAGAGCGTTAACAATGAGTGCTTACCTTCTCGGGGTTAATCCATTTAACCAACCAGGAGTTGAAGTTTATAAGAAAAATATGTTCTCACTTTTAGGTAAAAAATAA
- a CDS encoding F0F1 ATP synthase subunit A codes for MNEMMDKIWQWNQPQLFSLFVTVIIIIIISLVAYYKVSKVKPNEAPKGIAFVAEAYVSGIDNNLNDVFEGKLSKSKPYLFVLATFLVVGNMLVVFGLEPIASSYSIPLILAISSWLGIFVIGGIYQKIRYLKKYLNPLEIPGAFSPLISLSLRLYGNIVGGGVIMFLIYTIFGYIWTLASPNHQWYFFSVIFTPIFHIYFDLFDTLLQCYIFTLLTSIYWLSEVSEGENEKGTETKGVKNFLSKLKLKRKTNAIY; via the coding sequence ATGAACGAAATGATGGATAAGATTTGACAATGAAATCAACCACAACTTTTTTCACTGTTTGTGACCGTGATTATTATTATAATAATTTCACTTGTGGCTTATTATAAAGTGTCAAAAGTTAAACCAAATGAAGCACCTAAAGGAATTGCCTTTGTTGCTGAAGCTTATGTTTCTGGAATTGACAATAACTTAAATGATGTTTTTGAAGGAAAATTAAGTAAAAGTAAACCTTATTTATTTGTTTTAGCAACCTTTTTAGTGGTTGGGAATATGCTTGTTGTTTTTGGTCTTGAACCGATTGCTTCTTCATATTCAATTCCATTGATACTTGCAATTTCTAGTTGATTAGGAATTTTTGTTATTGGTGGAATTTACCAAAAAATTAGATACTTAAAAAAATATCTTAATCCACTTGAAATTCCAGGCGCTTTCTCACCACTTATTTCTCTTTCACTTCGTTTATACGGAAATATTGTTGGTGGTGGAGTAATTATGTTCCTTATTTACACAATTTTTGGGTACATATGAACTTTAGCTTCACCAAATCACCAATGATACTTTTTCTCAGTTATTTTTACACCTATTTTTCATATTTATTTTGACTTATTCGATACGTTGTTACAATGTTATATTTTTACCCTTTTAACTTCGATTTATTGACTTAGTGAAGTAAGTGAGGGTGAAAATGAAAAAGGAACAGAAACAAAAGGTGTAAAAAACTTTTTAAGTAAATTAAAACTTAAAAGAAAAACTAATGCTATTTATTAA
- the atpE gene encoding ATP synthase F0 subunit C: MIETVTKLFEDTPNAVQQAATNSDSSLKVGLVAIGAGLAAIGCLGTGIGQGFAAGKAAEAVGRNPEAVSKIRTMLILGDGIAETAAIYAFVIAILILFVLK, translated from the coding sequence ATGATTGAAACAGTTACAAAATTATTCGAAGATACACCAAATGCAGTACAACAAGCTGCTACTAACTCAGATTCATCATTAAAAGTTGGTCTTGTTGCTATTGGTGCTGGACTTGCAGCAATTGGTTGTTTAGGAACAGGTATTGGACAAGGTTTTGCTGCTGGTAAAGCAGCTGAAGCCGTTGGAAGAAACCCAGAAGCTGTAAGTAAAATCCGTACAATGCTTATTCTTGGTGATGGTATTGCTGAAACAGCTGCAATCTATGCTTTTGTTATCGCTATTTTAATTCTTTTCGTGCTTAAATAA
- the atpF gene encoding F0F1 ATP synthase subunit B: MTVVTKLFAIDTPKSATEGLQEKFSTLFPSIPLMLATIIAFAICFGFLFFFLYRPVRKMIAKRQQFIQKNIDDAISYKQESLDKLNLANDNLKNSHKQSDMIINNAKIKAEKVIDRYTKKAKDDARRLIEETNLDIQAQQREFDKNSKKYITEVAVELANKILKREISKSTQQEIIDEFLKDNSPIEDI, from the coding sequence ATGACAGTAGTTACCAAATTATTTGCTATTGATACCCCTAAGTCAGCAACTGAAGGGCTTCAAGAAAAATTCAGCACTTTATTCCCAAGTATTCCATTAATGCTTGCTACAATTATTGCTTTTGCAATTTGTTTTGGTTTTCTATTTTTCTTTTTATATCGTCCAGTAAGAAAAATGATTGCCAAACGTCAACAATTTATTCAAAAAAATATTGATGATGCAATTAGTTATAAGCAAGAAAGTTTGGATAAGCTTAATTTAGCTAATGACAATTTGAAAAACTCACACAAGCAATCAGATATGATCATTAATAACGCTAAAATTAAGGCGGAAAAAGTTATCGATCGCTACACTAAAAAAGCAAAAGATGATGCACGTAGATTAATTGAAGAAACCAATTTAGACATTCAGGCTCAACAAAGAGAATTTGACAAAAATTCTAAAAAATACATTACCGAAGTGGCTGTAGAGCTTGCTAATAAAATTCTTAAACGTGAAATTTCAAAATCTACACAACAAGAAATTATTGATGAATTCTTAAAAGATAATAGTCCAATTGAGGATATTTAA